In Paraconexibacter algicola, the following proteins share a genomic window:
- a CDS encoding restriction endonuclease subunit S, which produces MTFPELPLKRFGRIVGGATPSADERNWSGPVTWYTPTDVSAVHGGVLGDSGRTLTEEGAESCATVRIPAGSVVFTSRAPIGNVALTTRECTTNQGCKTLVPRADVDPRFVRYAGLVRLEHMRAAGTGTTFQEVSAERLGAVTFPFPDGASQNAIADFLDRECARLAEIWAEVESALKTVAEELRSSVDHRTAELRRVRLRFALKRIEQGWSPQCDNREAGPDEWGVLKLGCVNGGRFVDEHKALPLGVPPRAELEVAPGDVLMSRANTRDLVGSCALVERCRPRLMLSDLLYRLVVDSIMWEPSFVVAALNAHAVRGQIAAAAAGSAGSMPKLNHELVKNLTIPKCSVEEQREVLRRIEQDRERPARLGIELHALLEGVDAYRDSLITEAVTGKLDVSKMSEARMEENLQAVREGEAPEVLTS; this is translated from the coding sequence GTGACCTTCCCCGAGCTGCCACTCAAGCGTTTCGGTCGCATCGTCGGCGGGGCCACGCCGAGCGCAGACGAGCGCAACTGGAGTGGACCGGTGACGTGGTACACGCCGACGGACGTGTCGGCCGTTCACGGTGGCGTCCTTGGGGACTCCGGACGGACACTGACGGAGGAAGGCGCTGAGAGCTGCGCCACCGTTCGCATCCCAGCTGGCTCGGTGGTCTTCACGTCGCGGGCGCCCATCGGCAACGTCGCACTGACCACTCGCGAGTGCACGACTAACCAGGGATGCAAGACCCTTGTCCCGCGCGCGGATGTCGACCCTCGCTTCGTGCGATACGCCGGCCTTGTCCGACTCGAACACATGCGCGCCGCCGGAACCGGAACGACTTTTCAGGAGGTCAGCGCCGAACGGCTCGGTGCTGTCACGTTCCCGTTCCCAGACGGTGCCTCGCAGAACGCCATCGCAGACTTCCTTGACCGCGAGTGTGCGCGTCTTGCCGAGATTTGGGCCGAGGTAGAGAGCGCGCTCAAGACCGTCGCGGAGGAGCTGCGGAGCTCTGTGGACCACCGCACCGCGGAGCTCCGGCGCGTTCGGCTGCGCTTCGCCCTGAAGCGGATCGAGCAAGGCTGGAGCCCTCAGTGCGACAACCGGGAGGCCGGGCCGGACGAATGGGGCGTTCTGAAACTGGGATGCGTCAACGGCGGACGGTTCGTAGACGAACACAAGGCCTTGCCCCTCGGTGTTCCGCCTCGGGCGGAGCTCGAAGTGGCCCCTGGCGATGTGCTCATGTCGCGAGCCAACACCCGCGACCTTGTGGGCAGCTGCGCGCTCGTCGAGAGGTGCCGACCCCGCCTCATGCTGTCGGATCTCCTGTACCGGCTGGTGGTGGACTCGATCATGTGGGAGCCGTCCTTCGTCGTTGCTGCGCTGAACGCGCACGCTGTTCGAGGCCAGATTGCCGCCGCGGCTGCCGGTTCGGCTGGCTCGATGCCGAAGCTGAACCATGAGCTCGTCAAGAACTTGACCATCCCGAAGTGCTCTGTGGAGGAACAACGCGAGGTCCTTCGGCGGATCGAACAGGATCGTGAGCGACCCGCGCGCCTCGGTATCGAGCTGCATGCCCTCCTCGAGGGCGTCGACGCTTACCGCGACTCGCTCATCACCGAGGCGGTCACCGGCAAGCTCGACGTTTCGAAGATGAGCGAGGCGCGTATGGAGGAGAACCTCCAAGCCGTGCGCGAGGGTGAGGCCCCGGAGGTCTTGACGTCGTGA
- a CDS encoding helix-turn-helix transcriptional regulator, which translates to MRRLRGLSQEQLAAFVGVSTKTIYNIERDVHVPNVKLLANLAQVLGCKPGRIAQPWWFREWHQLNPRQMTEPPTREEVAEAGNGPWWDDPEDPGAAG; encoded by the coding sequence ATGCGCAGGCTGCGTGGCCTGTCCCAGGAGCAACTGGCCGCGTTCGTCGGGGTGTCGACGAAGACGATCTACAACATCGAGCGCGACGTCCACGTCCCCAACGTCAAGCTCCTCGCGAACCTCGCGCAGGTCCTCGGCTGCAAACCCGGCCGCATCGCTCAGCCCTGGTGGTTCAGGGAGTGGCATCAGCTCAATCCGCGGCAAATGACCGAGCCGCCCACCCGCGAAGAGGTGGCCGAAGCGGGCAACGGCCCGTGGTGGGACGACCCCGAGGACCCCGGCGCCGCCGGGTGA
- a CDS encoding type II secretion system F family protein has protein sequence MATYVFKAMDVTGAKAQGEVEAESKQAVGDQLKQRGLIVLDIADKHRSREINIKLFDRVKPDDLTIMTRQLSTMVSSGMTILRALYVLEAQTESDKLKETLVQVRKDVEAGLPLSDAFERHPKVFGPLFVAMTRAGETGGVLDQSLLRVADQLEKDAALRRQIKSAMAYPAVVISFALITLIALVTFLVPVFVGVFEQFGGDLPLITKFTVTLSDIMTGYWWAMIGVTVAAVFAFRKWKSTDSGRAQWDRFKLRVPMKIGDIVQKVALARWSRTLSALVSAGVPLLQALEITGKTAGNFVVEKAMTDVIANVKAGGMISEPLKTSPVFPGMVSHMVGVGEETGALDTMLSKIADFYEDQVDAAVKQLTSILEPVMIVIVGGMVGFIVISMYLPLFKVYDQIQ, from the coding sequence ATGGCCACCTACGTCTTCAAGGCGATGGACGTCACCGGGGCCAAGGCCCAGGGTGAGGTCGAGGCCGAGAGCAAGCAGGCGGTCGGCGACCAGCTCAAGCAGCGCGGCCTGATCGTCCTGGACATCGCCGACAAGCACCGCTCGCGCGAGATCAACATCAAGCTGTTCGACCGGGTCAAGCCGGACGACCTGACGATCATGACCCGCCAGCTCTCCACGATGGTGAGCAGCGGCATGACGATCCTCCGCGCGCTCTACGTGCTGGAGGCGCAGACCGAGAGCGACAAGCTCAAGGAGACGCTCGTCCAGGTCCGCAAGGACGTCGAGGCCGGCCTGCCGCTGTCCGACGCGTTCGAGCGCCACCCGAAGGTGTTCGGTCCGCTGTTCGTCGCGATGACGCGCGCGGGGGAGACGGGCGGCGTCCTCGACCAGTCGCTGCTGCGCGTCGCCGACCAGCTCGAGAAGGACGCGGCGCTGCGCCGCCAGATCAAGTCGGCGATGGCCTACCCGGCGGTCGTGATCAGCTTCGCGCTGATCACGCTGATCGCGCTCGTGACGTTCCTCGTGCCCGTGTTCGTCGGCGTCTTCGAGCAGTTCGGCGGCGACCTGCCGCTGATCACGAAGTTCACCGTGACGCTGTCGGACATCATGACCGGCTACTGGTGGGCGATGATCGGCGTGACGGTCGCCGCGGTCTTCGCGTTCCGCAAGTGGAAGTCCACGGACTCCGGCCGCGCGCAGTGGGACCGCTTCAAGCTGCGGGTGCCGATGAAGATCGGCGACATCGTCCAGAAGGTCGCGCTCGCCCGTTGGTCGCGCACGCTGTCGGCGCTCGTGAGCGCCGGCGTGCCGCTGCTGCAGGCACTGGAGATCACCGGCAAGACCGCGGGCAACTTCGTCGTCGAGAAGGCGATGACCGACGTGATCGCCAACGTGAAGGCCGGCGGCATGATCAGCGAGCCGCTGAAGACCTCCCCGGTGTTCCCGGGCATGGTCAGCCACATGGTCGGCGTCGGCGAGGAGACCGGCGCGCTCGACACGATGCTCTCGAAGATCGCGGACTTCTACGAGGACCAGGTCGACGCCGCCGTCAAGCAGCTCACCTCGATCCTCGAGCCCGTGATGATCGTCATCGTCGGCGGCATGGTCGGGTTCATCGTGATCTCGATGTACCTGCCGCTGTTCAAGGTGTACGACCAGATCCAGTAG
- a CDS encoding type I restriction endonuclease subunit R, whose protein sequence is MTTTIPSAEKDFEGLIVAELTGAGGWVAGDPKGYDAELGLYAEDVVDFLSETQPKTWERLHKLTGGETAARSAVLKRLAAQLDRAGTVDVLRKGFSERGVSFSLCQLRPAHSIDPDTEARYAANLLRVVRQVRFDPKSGESVDLVLFVNGVPTATAELKNRWTGQQVEHAIKQYREDRDPRNTLFARRAFVHFAMDAELAFMTTRLEGKRTAFLPFNQGSGGAGEPGGKGNPGVADGHPTSYVWREVWDRDRWLELIQKFVHVEPADPAKKGSRPTVIFPRYHQWHVVVSCQAHARVHGAGQNYLIQHSAGSGKTKEIAWLAHDLSTLHQDDDSKVFDKVIVITDRRVLDRQLREQIAQFEQVAGVVRSVTQGSSELKDALGSEQAKIITTTLQKFPFVLKALDDEALKHKRYAVIVDEAHSSQTGESATDLKEALGALRPEDLDLDEDDGTPPALLARLAARGKQPNLSFFAFTATPKGKTLELFGTRDAAGQLRAFHTYSMRQAIEEGFILDVLANYTTYEQLRRLEDKAGKELEVPAGQASSRLARFAELHPYVKSQKAAVVVDHFKRVVRPLLGGEAKAMVVCESREEAVQWKRALDQEIERHGHDDVKTLVAFSGEVTVRNVEADNAGMSYTEPEMNKQGGKPLPEAKLPEEFDKPAYGVLVVAEKYQTGFDQPKLCGMYVDKKLTGVNAVQTLSRLNRSHRGKDSVYVLDFRNTGEEIRKAFEPFFGRTEGVPSDPNVLFDAADTVTNFGVINDAELDAFAAAWARLEEIDEDKRHAVLSTSTQAAYDAARDLDSDTRFALREALNRFVRFYGFLSQALPYIPPRTEVLFQFSKVLMKRLASDTPDGGLDLAGDVVLTHYRLQEVGTEKIALGDEDVEPLKAITGDGTGAGGRGEIPMGLLGELVELFNERYGADLGDTDMLKVATDVRDTIRDKEPGLAEQAANNSREDFVRDRDGMLIDAAMTVDGDRDRQAALLKAFLDDEDFRARAGQLIFGAIFDSYQGGQQAEA, encoded by the coding sequence GTGACCACCACCATCCCGTCGGCCGAGAAGGACTTCGAGGGCCTCATCGTCGCGGAGCTCACCGGCGCCGGCGGCTGGGTCGCTGGTGACCCCAAGGGCTACGACGCCGAGCTCGGCTTGTACGCCGAGGACGTCGTCGACTTCCTCTCAGAGACGCAACCGAAGACGTGGGAGCGGCTGCACAAGCTCACCGGCGGCGAGACGGCCGCTCGCTCGGCGGTGCTCAAGCGGCTGGCCGCGCAGCTGGACCGGGCCGGCACGGTGGACGTGCTGCGCAAGGGCTTCAGCGAGCGCGGTGTCTCGTTTTCGCTCTGCCAGCTGCGGCCGGCGCACAGCATCGATCCCGACACGGAGGCGCGCTACGCGGCCAACTTGCTGCGGGTCGTGCGGCAGGTGCGCTTCGACCCCAAGTCCGGGGAGTCGGTCGACCTCGTGCTGTTCGTCAACGGCGTTCCGACGGCAACGGCGGAGCTGAAGAACCGTTGGACCGGCCAGCAGGTCGAGCACGCGATCAAGCAGTACCGCGAGGACCGTGACCCGAGGAACACGCTTTTCGCGCGGCGGGCGTTCGTGCACTTCGCGATGGACGCCGAGCTGGCGTTCATGACGACGCGCCTGGAGGGCAAGCGTACGGCGTTCCTGCCGTTCAACCAGGGTTCCGGCGGCGCCGGCGAGCCGGGCGGCAAGGGCAACCCGGGCGTGGCGGACGGGCACCCGACCTCGTACGTGTGGCGGGAGGTGTGGGACCGAGACCGCTGGCTCGAGCTCATCCAGAAGTTCGTTCACGTCGAGCCGGCCGACCCGGCCAAGAAGGGCTCGCGGCCGACGGTCATCTTCCCGCGCTACCACCAGTGGCACGTCGTCGTCAGCTGCCAGGCGCACGCGCGCGTCCATGGCGCCGGTCAGAACTACCTGATCCAGCACTCGGCCGGGTCGGGCAAGACGAAGGAGATCGCGTGGCTGGCGCACGACCTCTCCACGCTGCACCAGGACGACGACTCGAAGGTCTTCGACAAGGTCATCGTCATCACCGACCGTCGCGTGCTCGACCGGCAGCTGCGCGAGCAGATCGCGCAGTTCGAGCAGGTCGCCGGCGTCGTGCGCTCGGTGACGCAGGGCTCGTCGGAGCTCAAAGACGCCTTGGGCTCCGAGCAGGCGAAGATCATCACGACGACGCTGCAGAAGTTCCCGTTCGTCTTGAAAGCTCTGGACGACGAGGCGCTCAAGCACAAGCGCTACGCCGTCATCGTCGACGAGGCGCACTCCTCGCAGACCGGCGAGTCGGCCACCGACCTCAAGGAGGCGCTCGGCGCGCTGCGCCCGGAGGACCTCGACCTCGACGAAGACGACGGCACCCCGCCGGCGCTGCTGGCCCGGCTTGCCGCCCGCGGCAAGCAGCCCAACCTTTCCTTCTTCGCCTTCACCGCCACGCCGAAGGGCAAGACGCTCGAGCTGTTCGGCACGCGTGATGCCGCGGGCCAGCTGCGGGCGTTTCACACCTACTCGATGCGTCAGGCCATCGAGGAGGGCTTCATCCTCGACGTACTGGCCAACTACACGACCTACGAGCAACTGCGCCGCCTCGAAGACAAGGCCGGCAAGGAGCTCGAGGTGCCCGCCGGGCAGGCCAGCTCGCGCCTCGCGCGTTTCGCCGAGCTGCACCCGTACGTCAAGAGCCAGAAGGCCGCCGTTGTCGTCGACCACTTCAAGCGCGTCGTGCGGCCGCTGCTCGGCGGTGAGGCAAAGGCGATGGTCGTCTGCGAGAGCCGTGAGGAGGCCGTGCAGTGGAAGCGCGCGCTCGATCAGGAGATCGAGCGCCACGGCCATGACGACGTCAAGACACTCGTGGCCTTCTCCGGTGAGGTGACCGTCCGCAACGTCGAGGCCGACAACGCTGGCATGTCCTACACCGAGCCGGAGATGAACAAGCAGGGCGGCAAGCCGCTGCCGGAAGCCAAGCTTCCCGAGGAGTTCGACAAGCCCGCCTACGGGGTGCTCGTCGTCGCCGAGAAGTACCAGACCGGCTTCGACCAGCCAAAGCTCTGCGGCATGTACGTCGACAAGAAGCTGACTGGCGTCAACGCCGTGCAGACCCTGTCACGGCTCAACCGCTCCCACCGCGGCAAGGACTCCGTCTACGTCCTCGACTTCCGCAACACGGGCGAGGAGATCCGCAAGGCCTTCGAGCCGTTCTTCGGCCGCACCGAGGGCGTCCCGTCGGATCCCAACGTGCTCTTCGACGCTGCCGACACCGTCACGAACTTCGGCGTCATTAACGACGCCGAGCTCGACGCCTTCGCCGCCGCGTGGGCACGCCTGGAAGAGATCGACGAGGACAAGCGTCACGCGGTCTTGTCGACCTCCACGCAGGCCGCCTACGACGCCGCCCGCGATCTCGACTCCGACACGCGCTTCGCGCTGCGCGAGGCGCTCAACCGCTTCGTGCGCTTCTACGGCTTCCTCTCGCAGGCGCTGCCGTACATCCCGCCGCGCACCGAGGTGCTTTTCCAGTTCTCGAAGGTCCTCATGAAGCGCCTGGCGTCCGACACGCCCGACGGCGGCCTGGATCTCGCCGGCGACGTGGTGCTCACGCACTACCGCCTGCAGGAGGTCGGCACCGAGAAGATCGCTCTCGGCGACGAGGACGTCGAACCGCTCAAGGCCATCACCGGAGACGGCACGGGCGCCGGTGGCAGAGGCGAGATTCCCATGGGGCTGCTCGGCGAGCTCGTCGAGCTGTTCAACGAGCGCTACGGGGCAGACCTCGGCGACACCGACATGCTCAAGGTGGCCACCGACGTCCGCGACACCATCCGCGACAAGGAGCCCGGCCTGGCCGAGCAGGCGGCCAATAACTCGCGCGAGGACTTCGTGCGCGACCGCGACGGCATGCTTATCGACGCCGCCATGACCGTCGACGGCGACCGCGACCGGCAAGCCGCGCTGCTCAAGGCCTTCCTCGACGACGAGGACTTCCGCGCCCGCGCCGGCCAGCTCATCTTCGGCGCGATCTTCGACAGCTACCAGGGCGGCCAACAGGCGGAAGCCTGA
- a CDS encoding AAA family ATPase, which translates to MIDGRSSAWLSEGPLIIWKPNHLTVMRLKRARVQNYRSVRDSGWFDIEEDKTILVGSNEAGKTALLQALQQIRRPDGVHGFNPLRDYPRSSYNDVTTGKVDPEKTVAAQAEFALDADDLALLPAGYEDAVYCRSVTLGNRHTHWLDGGSPPPRWGTATAKEFSRMAAHADRQADVENAKPSDALAALTKSYSVDEELSADALADLRKWLDDILPLVDEENAKEDERHTRLTTLTGYSVARKAALEALAERLPVFVLFSNYFRVKPSIHLGHLAQRLSSGVLDDDQYDYGNQCLLKLLGFEAQQLSTLGAAPEPAAHDTAGLTKYKEQLDKRSYNLNAASVRLTDEIRGVWNPRVERDEADRLRVQADGQYLKVVVEDDLGVEIELDQRSEGFQWLVSFFVVFFAEAMDKHENAILLLDEPGLSLHGLKQRDFRETISRLAESNQTLYTTHSPFLVGPDELDLVRVVEMTDRKIGTQVHTTVTAGDAASLLPLQEALGYDLAQSLFTQQRNLVLEGLTDYWYLEATSELLRQANEGGLHNKIALMPADGASKVVYFATILHANHLKVAALLDSDAAGDAAAQQETLVHQLGNRRILRTKDAYSGAAKRPEIEDLLRETLIVVAREDLGWDVADVAAAQPGRPIVDVFAAEIAEFSKYKLAKAYIRWTREHEASELTAAEKADWLKLIELINRSLK; encoded by the coding sequence ATGATCGACGGACGCAGCTCAGCCTGGCTGTCCGAAGGCCCCCTCATCATTTGGAAACCGAACCATCTCACTGTCATGCGCCTCAAGCGAGCCCGAGTCCAGAACTACCGATCCGTCCGCGACAGCGGATGGTTCGACATCGAAGAGGACAAGACCATCCTGGTCGGGTCCAACGAGGCCGGCAAGACGGCACTCCTGCAAGCTCTCCAGCAGATCCGACGGCCCGATGGCGTGCACGGCTTCAATCCGCTGCGCGACTATCCGCGGTCGAGCTACAACGACGTGACGACTGGCAAGGTCGACCCCGAGAAGACCGTCGCCGCGCAGGCCGAGTTCGCCCTTGACGCCGACGACCTCGCCCTCCTTCCAGCGGGCTACGAGGATGCGGTCTACTGCCGCTCGGTCACGCTCGGCAACCGGCACACGCACTGGTTGGACGGCGGGTCCCCTCCGCCGCGATGGGGTACGGCGACCGCGAAGGAGTTCAGTCGGATGGCCGCACACGCCGACCGGCAGGCAGACGTGGAGAACGCGAAGCCGTCGGATGCGCTCGCGGCACTGACCAAGAGCTACTCGGTCGACGAGGAGCTCTCGGCCGATGCCTTGGCGGACCTGCGCAAGTGGCTTGACGACATCCTGCCGCTCGTCGACGAGGAAAACGCGAAGGAGGACGAGCGCCACACGCGCCTCACAACCCTGACCGGGTACTCCGTCGCCCGCAAGGCAGCTCTCGAGGCGCTCGCGGAGCGCCTGCCGGTGTTCGTTCTCTTCAGCAACTACTTCCGGGTGAAGCCCTCGATCCACCTAGGTCACCTCGCCCAACGACTGAGCTCCGGAGTCCTGGACGACGACCAGTACGACTACGGGAATCAGTGCCTGCTCAAGCTGCTCGGCTTCGAGGCGCAGCAGCTGTCCACGCTGGGCGCCGCGCCCGAACCCGCGGCCCACGACACCGCTGGTCTCACGAAGTACAAGGAGCAACTCGACAAGCGTTCCTACAACCTGAACGCCGCGAGTGTCCGCCTCACCGACGAGATTCGCGGCGTCTGGAACCCCCGCGTCGAGCGAGATGAGGCCGACCGACTCCGTGTGCAGGCTGATGGCCAGTACCTCAAGGTCGTTGTCGAGGACGACCTCGGCGTCGAGATCGAGCTCGATCAGCGCTCCGAGGGGTTTCAGTGGCTCGTCTCGTTCTTCGTCGTGTTCTTCGCCGAGGCCATGGACAAGCACGAGAACGCGATCTTGCTGCTGGACGAGCCTGGCCTCAGCCTCCACGGACTCAAGCAGCGTGACTTCCGAGAGACGATTAGCCGCCTCGCGGAGTCGAATCAGACGCTGTACACAACCCACTCGCCGTTTCTGGTGGGCCCCGACGAGCTCGATCTTGTGCGCGTCGTCGAAATGACCGACCGCAAGATCGGCACGCAGGTCCACACGACCGTGACCGCCGGCGATGCCGCTTCGCTGCTGCCCCTGCAGGAGGCTCTCGGTTACGACCTTGCCCAGTCGCTCTTCACTCAGCAGCGCAACCTCGTGCTCGAAGGCCTTACGGACTACTGGTACCTCGAGGCGACGTCCGAGCTGCTGCGCCAGGCAAACGAAGGAGGCCTTCACAACAAGATCGCCCTGATGCCCGCTGACGGGGCAAGCAAGGTCGTCTATTTCGCCACCATCCTCCACGCCAACCACCTCAAGGTGGCCGCCCTGCTCGACTCCGACGCCGCCGGGGATGCCGCCGCCCAGCAGGAGACGCTGGTGCACCAGCTCGGGAATCGGCGGATCCTGCGGACGAAGGACGCCTATTCAGGCGCGGCAAAGCGTCCGGAGATCGAGGATCTCCTGCGGGAAACGCTCATCGTCGTGGCCCGCGAGGACCTCGGCTGGGACGTCGCCGACGTGGCCGCCGCCCAGCCGGGCCGACCCATCGTGGACGTGTTCGCCGCCGAGATCGCTGAGTTCTCGAAATACAAGCTGGCCAAGGCGTACATCCGATGGACCCGGGAGCACGAGGCTTCCGAACTCACGGCTGCTGAGAAGGCCGACTGGCTGAAGCTCATCGAGCTCATCAACCGGTCGCTCAAGTAG
- a CDS encoding type I restriction-modification system subunit M: protein MSNEETSRLPEGAMSTEVRNHANLIWSIAELLRGDYKQADYGKVILPLVVMRRLDQMMEPTRDAVIERAAQLEAAGVENLELALRSVANLDVFNRHRLRFHQLLDDPGNIADLLRSYIDGYSALARQVVDKFEFDGQIDRLKGANLLYKVIGRVCEVDLHPDRVSNADMGAIFEELIRRFAEASNETAGEHYTPREVVRLMVNLLLDGDDDVLRQPGVRRRVFDCACGTGGMLSELEEQIHRYNPTADVLLYGQELNPESYAICLADMLIKGQDATHIVHGNSLSEDGHRGERFHYAIANPPFGVDWSKVEEAVREEHEVKGFDGRFGPGLPRKSDGQLLFLLHLVSKMRAPEDGGGRIAIVHNGSPLFTGAAGSGESEIRRYLLENDLLEAIVALPEQLFYNTGIASYVWLISNRKAPEREGIVQLIDARSMWAKMRKSLGEKRRFLTDEHIAEITRLHGALEEGEHVKLVSVEQFGYRTIAVERPLRARWVLDSAAWSPLPEDKAFAKLPDEHREVVARAMTGLVDGQVAGGEDALKKLVKEALIDEGMAKPPAPLVKALVARCMVRDPEADPVLDGKGRVVADPDLRDSENVPLTDDVHDYLEREVLPHSDDAWTPDPDGKVGYEIPFTRLFYRYTPPRPSEEIKAELREREARIRQLLEEVLV from the coding sequence GTGTCGAACGAGGAGACCAGCCGGCTGCCGGAGGGCGCGATGAGCACCGAGGTGCGAAACCACGCGAACCTCATCTGGTCCATCGCCGAGCTGCTGCGGGGCGACTACAAGCAGGCCGACTACGGCAAGGTGATCTTGCCGCTGGTCGTCATGCGCCGGCTGGATCAGATGATGGAGCCGACCCGGGACGCCGTCATCGAACGGGCCGCCCAGCTCGAGGCAGCAGGGGTGGAGAACCTCGAGCTCGCGTTGCGCTCGGTGGCGAACCTCGACGTCTTCAACCGCCACCGGCTGCGCTTCCACCAGCTGCTCGACGACCCGGGCAACATCGCCGACCTCCTGCGCTCCTACATCGACGGCTACTCGGCGCTCGCCCGCCAGGTCGTCGACAAGTTCGAGTTCGACGGCCAGATCGACCGGCTCAAGGGCGCGAACCTCCTCTACAAGGTCATCGGCCGGGTCTGCGAGGTCGACCTGCACCCCGACCGCGTCTCCAACGCCGACATGGGCGCCATCTTCGAGGAACTCATCCGGCGCTTCGCCGAGGCCTCCAACGAGACCGCCGGCGAGCACTACACACCGCGCGAGGTCGTCCGGCTCATGGTCAACCTCCTGCTCGACGGCGACGACGACGTCCTGCGCCAACCGGGCGTGCGCCGGCGCGTCTTCGACTGCGCGTGCGGAACCGGCGGGATGCTCTCCGAGCTCGAAGAGCAGATCCACCGTTACAACCCGACGGCGGACGTCCTGCTCTACGGCCAGGAGCTCAACCCCGAGTCCTACGCCATCTGCCTGGCCGACATGCTCATCAAGGGCCAGGACGCCACGCACATCGTCCACGGTAACTCCCTGTCAGAGGACGGTCACAGGGGCGAGCGCTTCCACTACGCCATCGCCAATCCGCCCTTCGGCGTCGACTGGTCGAAGGTCGAGGAGGCCGTCCGCGAGGAGCACGAGGTCAAGGGCTTCGACGGGCGCTTCGGCCCAGGCCTGCCGCGCAAGTCCGATGGGCAGCTGCTCTTCCTGCTGCACCTCGTCTCCAAGATGCGCGCTCCGGAGGACGGCGGCGGCCGCATCGCCATCGTCCACAACGGCTCGCCCCTGTTCACCGGCGCCGCCGGCTCCGGCGAGTCGGAGATCCGCCGCTACCTGCTCGAGAACGACCTGCTCGAGGCCATCGTCGCCCTGCCTGAGCAGCTCTTCTACAACACCGGCATCGCCAGCTACGTCTGGCTCATCTCCAATCGCAAGGCGCCCGAGCGCGAGGGCATCGTCCAGCTCATCGACGCCCGCTCTATGTGGGCGAAGATGCGCAAGAGCCTTGGCGAGAAGAGACGCTTCCTCACCGACGAGCACATCGCCGAGATCACCCGCCTGCACGGCGCGCTCGAGGAGGGCGAACACGTCAAGCTCGTCTCCGTCGAGCAGTTCGGCTACCGGACCATCGCCGTCGAGCGGCCCCTGCGCGCCCGCTGGGTCCTCGACTCCGCGGCCTGGTCGCCGCTGCCCGAGGACAAGGCGTTCGCCAAGCTCCCCGACGAGCACCGCGAGGTCGTCGCCCGAGCCATGACCGGGCTCGTCGACGGCCAGGTGGCCGGCGGCGAGGACGCGCTCAAGAAGCTCGTCAAGGAAGCGCTCATCGACGAGGGCATGGCCAAGCCGCCGGCGCCACTCGTCAAGGCCCTCGTCGCCCGCTGCATGGTCCGCGACCCCGAGGCCGACCCGGTCCTGGACGGCAAGGGCCGCGTCGTCGCCGACCCCGACCTGCGCGACAGCGAGAACGTCCCGCTCACCGACGACGTGCACGACTACCTGGAGCGCGAGGTCCTCCCGCACTCCGACGACGCCTGGACCCCCGACCCCGACGGCAAGGTCGGCTACGAGATTCCCTTCACCCGCCTCTTCTACCGCTACACGCCCCCGCGGCCAAGCGAGGAGATCAAGGCCGAACTCCGTGAGCGCGAGGCGCGCATCCGACAGCTGCTCGAGGAGGTGCTGGTGTGA